A part of Melittangium boletus DSM 14713 genomic DNA contains:
- a CDS encoding zf-TFIIB domain-containing protein, with the protein MSTCAFCPGPLLPTFTDSLPRERCGRCASVWFEGDALAKVVGGSAADELVRRARGKHGLCKGCQAPLANVPQCQQCHRPAPTCPRCGIAPLAVTKVHEVEVDVCTHCHGVALDAGELEQLQKLARADREREFDLKPKLEPETLSKSQCATCKRTVKLKHAFTLDNQLYCGSCAPSGSAPYDPTLTRPRPSMQPSASMAAIQRARWSPIDPISSAIDWLFSGLGD; encoded by the coding sequence ATGAGCACCTGCGCCTTCTGCCCCGGCCCTCTCCTGCCCACCTTCACCGATAGCCTGCCGCGCGAGCGCTGTGGCCGCTGCGCCTCCGTGTGGTTCGAGGGCGATGCGCTCGCCAAGGTCGTGGGAGGCTCGGCCGCGGACGAACTCGTGCGACGCGCGAGAGGCAAACATGGCCTGTGCAAGGGCTGTCAGGCCCCGCTCGCCAACGTCCCCCAGTGCCAGCAGTGCCACCGGCCGGCGCCCACGTGTCCTCGCTGCGGCATCGCGCCCCTGGCCGTGACGAAGGTGCATGAGGTGGAGGTGGATGTCTGTACGCACTGCCACGGCGTGGCGCTCGATGCCGGAGAGCTGGAGCAGTTGCAGAAGCTCGCGCGCGCGGATCGGGAGCGGGAATTCGACCTGAAGCCCAAGCTCGAACCGGAGACACTGTCCAAATCCCAGTGCGCCACGTGCAAGCGGACCGTCAAACTGAAACACGCCTTCACGCTGGACAACCAGCTCTATTGCGGCAGCTGCGCGCCCTCGGGCTCGGCGCCCTATGATCCCACTCTCACCCGGCCTAGACCCAGCATGCAGCCGTCCGCGAGCATGGCCGCCATCCAGAGGGCGCGGTGGAGTCCCATTGACCCCATCTCCTCCGCGATCGACTGGCTCTTCTCCGGCCTGGGGGACTGA
- a CDS encoding UvrD-helicase domain-containing protein codes for MSDASVLALEKNLALMAGAGAGKTYSLVTMTLHLLSGARTGFKPLRPSRLGMVTFTDKAAAELRARVRSRLDALVHAAPDPHGEEVLIASLERLGLPFPSRDTWRSLREELGSASVGTFHSMCGQMLRRAPPGSGVDTSFELLDEMEARSLVLDVCERVVLDALEDSGANVRELCEELTFSGSDFTEGLVASLAGLYGKLREEGLRASQARVSTQDEAREAFDALVERCLEWCGEVAELDAKGQWRELREKLEGALEGLTLENCFEPERLPALEAAFHADDRKMSAQRSEPGTRMKALYWSVFGKSDGSVMTLPDLYAGWRTAPFETSFRALLEQVETRHAEELTRRNALDFTSLLVKTRDLLRDLPDFRRQMQERLGALMVDEFQDTNRLQLELVLLLAERREGAPRPLAPDADVVASLPLEPAFLCAVGDRKQSIYEFRGADVSVFEVLARKIEEEGGVRDFLQHNRRSVPPLLGFFNQAFAGVLVPGEGGARDYEVVYSPEEDDLQPVRPAPLPAPVVERLLLEDEELSTGELRLADAESVARRLKIMLAPGADPLVAVSRDGEETRPVRGGDVAMLFRTFTHLEVYRQALIRHGIPHRVLRGRGFYGAQEVLDLASLLSLLADSEDALAFAAVLRSPLVGVSDASLFRLAGPEGLSLPAVERAGDSLLESLPEGERARLERFLTALPRLRGERDRLGVRALLDATLDLTGYRESLAGTPYAEQASANVEKLLALAGRRDERGTGGCVTFARELQRLAHEEPTEAQADLLDEGDPRAVQLLTIHRAKGLEWPVVVVPALGGKRRSSSGRVLFERAHGLSLRPWLPTQLSGNVDSKYRSPRFDAVKDELRRRETAEYRRLLYVALTRAKDRLLLSGGEERGAADSWWCLLDERLHADTRLRELVEDLDVLSLPEPPEQDALEAVDPAEQEARLDAAWQRVHARLDPATPESVTVDAGALRDFIACPRRYHYIHRLGLRARGVDWEAPPRQSSPYIERDAWGAPAPGATERVLELMRRVDFRLAATPGPERRSRLEALVREVGWALEDDGVGEALTTLERFLDTAFARQLANTPGARVHRALPFVLSLPGSAPAAIEGLVDLLWETPAGEARVVLFQPGKRSPRGVEAHAELLAAVLLASRELVHEGVPVRVGLVFLGEDVLEPEFSSVEMDSRVLPERWEDAVRALVESESRGRWPGRESAVCSRLACGYVGHCHPGGSIR; via the coding sequence ATGAGTGACGCCTCGGTGCTGGCCCTGGAGAAGAACCTGGCGCTGATGGCGGGCGCGGGCGCGGGCAAGACGTACAGCCTGGTGACGATGACGCTGCACCTGCTGTCCGGCGCGCGCACGGGCTTCAAGCCCCTGCGGCCCTCGCGCCTGGGCATGGTGACCTTCACCGACAAGGCCGCCGCGGAGCTGCGCGCCCGGGTGCGCTCGCGCCTGGACGCGCTCGTCCACGCCGCGCCCGACCCCCACGGGGAAGAGGTGCTGATCGCCTCGCTCGAGCGGCTGGGCCTGCCGTTCCCCTCGCGGGACACCTGGCGCTCGCTGCGCGAGGAGCTGGGCTCGGCCTCCGTGGGCACCTTCCACTCGATGTGCGGCCAGATGTTGCGCCGTGCGCCTCCGGGCTCGGGCGTGGACACGTCCTTCGAGCTGCTCGACGAGATGGAGGCGCGCTCGCTCGTGCTCGACGTGTGCGAGCGGGTGGTGCTGGACGCGCTGGAGGACAGCGGCGCGAACGTGCGCGAGCTGTGCGAGGAGCTGACCTTCTCGGGCTCCGACTTCACCGAGGGCCTGGTGGCGTCGCTGGCGGGGCTCTACGGCAAGCTGCGCGAGGAAGGACTGCGCGCGTCCCAGGCCCGTGTCTCCACCCAGGACGAGGCCCGAGAGGCCTTCGACGCGCTCGTGGAGCGCTGCCTCGAGTGGTGCGGCGAGGTGGCCGAGCTGGACGCCAAGGGCCAGTGGCGGGAGCTGCGCGAGAAGCTGGAGGGGGCGCTGGAGGGCCTCACCCTGGAGAATTGCTTCGAGCCCGAGCGATTGCCCGCGCTCGAGGCGGCTTTTCACGCCGATGACCGGAAGATGTCCGCTCAGCGGAGCGAGCCCGGCACCCGGATGAAGGCGCTGTATTGGTCCGTCTTCGGCAAGAGCGATGGCTCGGTGATGACCCTGCCGGACCTGTACGCCGGCTGGCGCACCGCTCCCTTCGAGACCTCGTTCCGGGCCCTGCTCGAGCAGGTGGAGACGCGCCACGCGGAGGAACTCACCCGGCGCAACGCCCTGGACTTCACCTCGCTGCTGGTGAAGACGCGCGATCTGCTGCGCGACCTGCCGGACTTCCGGCGGCAGATGCAGGAGCGCCTGGGCGCGCTGATGGTGGACGAGTTCCAGGACACCAACCGCCTGCAACTGGAGCTGGTGTTGTTGCTCGCCGAGCGGCGCGAGGGCGCTCCCCGTCCCCTGGCGCCGGACGCGGACGTGGTGGCCTCGCTTCCGCTGGAGCCCGCCTTCCTGTGCGCGGTGGGTGACCGCAAGCAGTCCATCTACGAGTTCCGCGGCGCGGACGTGTCCGTCTTCGAGGTGCTGGCCCGGAAGATCGAGGAGGAGGGCGGGGTGCGCGACTTCCTCCAGCACAACCGGCGCTCGGTGCCGCCGCTGCTCGGCTTCTTCAACCAGGCCTTCGCGGGCGTGCTGGTGCCGGGCGAGGGCGGAGCGCGCGACTACGAGGTGGTGTACTCGCCCGAGGAGGATGACCTCCAGCCCGTGCGTCCGGCGCCGCTTCCCGCCCCGGTGGTGGAGCGCTTGCTGCTGGAGGACGAGGAGCTGTCCACGGGAGAGCTGCGCCTGGCGGACGCGGAGTCGGTGGCCCGGCGGCTGAAGATCATGCTGGCCCCGGGGGCGGACCCGCTCGTCGCGGTGAGCAGGGACGGCGAGGAGACGCGCCCCGTGCGAGGCGGGGACGTGGCCATGCTCTTCCGGACCTTCACCCACCTGGAGGTGTACCGGCAGGCGCTCATCCGCCACGGCATTCCCCACCGGGTGCTGCGCGGACGGGGCTTCTACGGCGCGCAGGAGGTGTTGGACCTGGCCTCGCTGTTGTCGCTGCTGGCGGACTCCGAGGACGCGCTCGCCTTCGCGGCGGTGTTGCGCTCGCCGTTGGTGGGCGTGTCGGATGCCTCGCTCTTCCGGCTGGCCGGACCCGAGGGCCTGTCGCTTCCCGCCGTGGAGCGCGCGGGGGACTCCCTCCTGGAGTCCCTGCCCGAGGGGGAGCGCGCCCGGCTCGAGCGTTTTCTCACGGCCTTGCCCCGGCTCCGGGGTGAGCGGGATCGGCTCGGCGTGCGTGCGCTGCTCGACGCCACGTTGGACCTGACGGGCTACCGCGAGTCCCTGGCGGGCACGCCCTACGCGGAACAGGCGAGCGCCAACGTGGAGAAGCTGCTCGCGCTGGCGGGCCGGCGCGACGAGCGGGGCACGGGCGGCTGCGTGACGTTCGCCCGGGAGCTGCAACGGCTGGCCCACGAGGAGCCCACCGAGGCCCAGGCGGACCTCTTGGACGAGGGAGATCCCCGGGCGGTGCAACTGCTCACCATCCACCGCGCCAAGGGCCTGGAGTGGCCGGTGGTGGTGGTGCCCGCGCTCGGCGGGAAGCGGCGCTCGTCCTCGGGGCGGGTCCTCTTCGAGCGCGCGCATGGCCTGAGCCTGCGGCCCTGGCTGCCCACGCAACTGAGCGGCAACGTGGACAGCAAGTACCGCTCGCCCCGCTTCGACGCGGTGAAGGACGAACTGCGGCGACGCGAGACGGCCGAATACCGGCGCCTGCTGTACGTCGCGCTCACGCGTGCGAAGGATCGGCTCCTCCTCTCCGGTGGCGAGGAGCGGGGGGCGGCGGACTCCTGGTGGTGTCTGCTCGACGAACGGCTTCACGCGGACACACGGCTGCGCGAACTCGTCGAGGACCTGGACGTCCTCTCGTTGCCCGAGCCTCCGGAGCAGGACGCGCTGGAGGCGGTGGATCCCGCGGAGCAGGAGGCTCGGCTCGATGCCGCCTGGCAGCGTGTGCACGCGCGGCTGGACCCGGCCACTCCCGAGTCCGTCACCGTGGACGCTGGCGCGCTGAGGGACTTCATCGCGTGTCCCCGCCGCTATCATTATATCCACCGGCTCGGCCTGCGGGCGCGAGGGGTGGACTGGGAGGCGCCGCCGCGTCAGTCCTCGCCCTACATCGAGCGGGATGCCTGGGGCGCGCCGGCTCCAGGTGCCACGGAGCGGGTGTTGGAGCTCATGAGGCGGGTGGACTTCCGCCTCGCCGCGACGCCTGGCCCCGAGCGTCGTTCACGCCTGGAAGCGCTCGTGCGCGAGGTGGGTTGGGCGCTGGAGGACGATGGGGTCGGCGAGGCGCTCACCACCCTGGAGCGATTCCTGGACACGGCGTTCGCCCGGCAACTGGCCAACACTCCCGGCGCCCGGGTGCACCGCGCGCTGCCCTTCGTGTTGTCCTTGCCAGGCTCCGCGCCCGCGGCGATCGAGGGCCTGGTGGATCTGCTCTGGGAAACGCCCGCGGGCGAGGCCCGGGTGGTGCTCTTCCAGCCCGGCAAGCGTTCTCCTCGAGGCGTGGAGGCGCACGCGGAGCTCCTGGCGGCGGTGCTGCTGGCCTCGCGTGAGCTGGTCCACGAGGGCGTGCCCGTTCGCGTGGGTCTCGTCTTCCTCGGGGAGGACGTGCTGGAGCCGGAGTTCTCATCGGTTGAGATGGACTCGCGGGTTCTTCCCGAGCGATGGGAGGACGCGGTCCGGGCGCTGGTGGAGTCCGAGTCCCGGGGACGCTGGCCTGGCCGGGAGTCCGCCGTCTGTTCTCGCCTGGCGTGCGGCTATGTCGGGCACTGCCACCCTGGCGGATCCATCCGATGA
- a CDS encoding PD-(D/E)XK nuclease family protein codes for MPEPRRSLQVFPDAGRRQAALRATRGAGGVVRGDLFLTWEGFLDALGGARELGRRRGSPLVARTVLSALAQGLGPTPLGDFVQEPAFARAALDVVLDLKAGRLSPRELQDALEVLPPERRERVRLLALLHHAYERKMAELGLADREDGVRGAREALERGEWPEAWADVGSLVLHGVYDVRPSTLELLLALAAVCDARRVGLRVQTPVGGSPVADAALAALFRAFENRGDTLTHVDLFKADVTFESRPMVELGRHLFSPQVPKDVLAGAVEGLSLWSAGSARDEARLIARDVRRKVDEGAAPGSIAVAWRELGPEAPWVAEALGELGVPVRLPWGEPLALAGPVRLALDLPLLVEDGFPAERVAELLSSRYVPTLSRGAPDAPATLLSLAAVRDDRLGASRGKGAYDVRLEALAKRLQPLPEQVRPREQRRAHEARVLRERCLLLLESCRRIPEQGKASEMLAAWWQVVRRLGMLDSEVATEAPADEGLDALALEARVRDEAARGALVARVRELERTLAMVGGGPRLGRRTFGRWLQDALRDVHLPPRGPTTGAVEVLDVRELEGRTFAHVFLGGLAEGRFPGREVPNALLGDSERHALNKHLGRDVFRLTGGEFEDRAPWRLTEDRLLFASVLASAEETVSLSFSVAGVGGQEQAPSAFLEEVRRLTGGAWAPRSMPAIVPLDEVLTPAELRQRVVLESLALERLRVSEPDPARALIRSRFQDAPWLLSAEEMMRVEIERLHFFGGTRQDAGRYTGFVGVPDLGEAIREAFRFDAEKPLSASSIARFSNCGFQGFVSYGLKVPEPERPGEEFDSRGQGVFWHRVLEEFFKRLKERELLGKGFNELPEALLDTVLDEVRAHFEQRHYVGHPALWRLARERAKNMVRRVLLDERRGLPFERLEPVDFELRFGPRNPAEGWNEVTLEVDKELIHFEGTIDRLDMAGGEVGVIDYKSGGLSRSELRNKLFDASDFQLPLYLYAARASGHRDTRQAAWFSLRTGKALLLSDVLKDKKQELTLDLDELLSTEPAVRDRMAAEQKPNLANAVESLVRTVRAGQFAMRPKDCSRCGYQAVCRITERRLVDEEGSHE; via the coding sequence ATGCCCGAGCCTCGCCGTTCCCTCCAGGTCTTCCCCGATGCCGGACGCCGTCAGGCCGCTCTGCGCGCGACGCGTGGCGCCGGGGGGGTCGTGCGGGGAGATCTCTTCCTCACCTGGGAGGGTTTCCTGGACGCGCTCGGCGGCGCGCGGGAGCTGGGGCGGCGCCGGGGCTCTCCGCTCGTGGCGCGCACCGTCCTGAGCGCGCTCGCGCAGGGGCTGGGCCCCACGCCCCTGGGGGATTTCGTCCAGGAGCCCGCCTTCGCCCGCGCCGCGCTGGACGTGGTGTTGGACTTGAAGGCCGGGCGGCTGTCTCCGCGGGAGTTGCAGGACGCGCTGGAGGTGCTGCCCCCCGAGCGGCGCGAGCGCGTGCGGCTGCTCGCGCTGCTGCACCACGCCTACGAGCGGAAGATGGCCGAGCTGGGCCTGGCCGATCGCGAGGACGGGGTGCGGGGCGCTCGCGAGGCGCTGGAGCGGGGCGAGTGGCCCGAGGCCTGGGCGGACGTGGGCTCCCTCGTGTTGCACGGCGTCTATGATGTGCGGCCCTCGACGCTGGAGCTGCTGCTGGCCCTGGCGGCCGTGTGTGACGCGCGCCGGGTGGGTCTGCGCGTGCAGACGCCCGTGGGTGGCTCTCCCGTCGCGGACGCGGCCCTGGCGGCGCTCTTCCGTGCCTTCGAGAACCGGGGCGACACGCTCACCCACGTGGACCTCTTCAAGGCGGATGTGACCTTCGAGTCGCGCCCCATGGTGGAGCTGGGACGCCACCTGTTCTCGCCGCAGGTGCCCAAGGACGTGCTCGCGGGCGCGGTGGAGGGCCTGAGCCTGTGGAGCGCGGGCTCCGCCCGGGACGAGGCCCGGCTCATCGCCCGGGACGTGCGCCGCAAGGTGGACGAGGGGGCCGCGCCCGGAAGCATCGCCGTGGCCTGGAGGGAGCTGGGGCCCGAGGCCCCCTGGGTCGCGGAGGCCCTGGGCGAGCTGGGCGTGCCCGTGCGTCTGCCCTGGGGTGAACCGCTCGCGCTGGCGGGGCCGGTGCGCCTGGCGTTGGATCTGCCCCTCCTGGTGGAGGATGGGTTTCCCGCCGAGCGCGTGGCGGAGCTGCTCTCCAGCCGCTACGTGCCCACGCTCTCGCGGGGCGCGCCCGATGCTCCCGCCACGCTCCTGTCGCTCGCGGCCGTGCGCGATGACCGGCTGGGCGCGTCGCGCGGCAAGGGCGCGTATGACGTGCGTCTGGAGGCGCTCGCGAAGCGGTTGCAGCCCCTGCCGGAGCAGGTGCGCCCGAGGGAGCAGCGGCGCGCCCACGAGGCCCGGGTGCTGCGCGAGCGGTGCCTCCTGTTGCTGGAGTCCTGCCGCCGCATCCCGGAGCAGGGCAAGGCCTCGGAGATGCTCGCCGCGTGGTGGCAGGTGGTGCGGCGGCTGGGGATGCTGGACTCCGAGGTCGCGACGGAGGCACCCGCGGACGAGGGCCTGGACGCGCTCGCGCTGGAGGCCCGGGTCCGGGACGAGGCGGCTCGCGGGGCGCTCGTGGCGCGGGTGCGGGAGCTGGAGCGGACGCTCGCGATGGTGGGCGGAGGGCCCCGGCTCGGCCGGCGCACCTTTGGACGGTGGCTCCAGGACGCCCTGCGCGACGTGCACCTGCCACCCCGGGGCCCCACGACGGGCGCCGTGGAGGTGCTGGACGTGCGCGAGCTGGAGGGCCGCACCTTCGCCCATGTCTTCCTCGGGGGCCTGGCCGAGGGCCGCTTCCCCGGCCGCGAGGTGCCCAACGCGCTGCTGGGCGACTCCGAGCGCCATGCCCTCAACAAGCACCTGGGCCGGGACGTCTTCCGCCTCACGGGCGGCGAGTTCGAGGATCGCGCGCCCTGGCGGCTCACCGAGGATCGGCTCCTGTTCGCCAGCGTCCTGGCGTCCGCCGAGGAGACGGTGAGCCTGTCGTTCTCCGTGGCGGGCGTGGGAGGGCAGGAGCAGGCACCCTCGGCGTTCCTGGAGGAGGTGCGGCGGCTGACGGGTGGGGCGTGGGCGCCGCGCTCGATGCCGGCCATCGTGCCGCTCGACGAGGTGCTGACTCCGGCGGAGTTGCGCCAGCGCGTGGTGCTGGAATCGCTCGCGCTCGAGCGGCTGCGGGTCTCCGAGCCGGATCCGGCCCGGGCGTTGATCCGGAGCCGCTTCCAGGACGCGCCGTGGCTCCTGTCGGCCGAGGAGATGATGCGGGTGGAGATCGAGCGCCTGCACTTCTTCGGGGGCACGCGTCAGGACGCGGGCCGCTACACGGGTTTCGTGGGCGTGCCGGACCTGGGCGAGGCGATCCGGGAGGCGTTCCGCTTCGACGCCGAGAAGCCCCTGTCCGCGTCGTCCATCGCCCGCTTCAGCAACTGCGGCTTCCAGGGCTTCGTGTCCTACGGGCTCAAGGTGCCCGAGCCGGAGCGGCCCGGCGAGGAGTTCGACAGCCGGGGGCAGGGCGTCTTCTGGCACCGCGTGCTGGAGGAGTTCTTCAAGCGGCTCAAGGAGCGGGAATTGCTCGGCAAGGGCTTCAACGAGCTGCCCGAGGCCCTGTTGGACACGGTGCTCGACGAGGTGCGGGCGCACTTCGAGCAGCGCCACTACGTGGGCCATCCCGCGCTGTGGCGGCTCGCGCGCGAGCGGGCGAAGAACATGGTGCGACGGGTCCTCCTGGACGAGCGGCGGGGCCTGCCCTTCGAGCGGCTGGAGCCCGTGGACTTCGAGCTGCGCTTCGGGCCGAGGAACCCCGCCGAGGGATGGAACGAGGTGACGCTCGAGGTGGACAAGGAGCTCATCCACTTCGAGGGCACCATCGACCGGCTGGACATGGCCGGAGGCGAGGTGGGCGTCATCGACTACAAGTCCGGAGGCCTGTCGCGCTCGGAGTTGAGGAACAAGCTGTTCGACGCCTCGGACTTCCAGCTCCCGCTCTACCTGTACGCGGCGCGGGCGAGTGGCCACCGGGACACCCGTCAGGCGGCGTGGTTCTCGCTGCGGACGGGCAAGGCGCTCCTCCTGTCGGACGTCCTGAAGGACAAGAAGCAGGAGCTGACGCTCGACCTGGATGAGCTGCTGTCCACCGAGCCCGCCGTGCGCGACCGGATGGCGGCGGAGCAGAAGCCCAACCTGGCCAATGCCGTGGAGTCCCTGGTGCGCACGGTGCGGGCGGGACAGTTCGCCATGCGGCCCAAGGACTGCTCGCGGTGTGGCTACCAGGCCGTGTGCCGCATCACCGAGCGGCGGCTCGTGGACGAGGAGGGCTCGCATGAGTGA
- a CDS encoding PH domain-containing protein, whose protein sequence is MGAATLLWLGVLLFLLRFDGVPVQTFLSAVFFVLFFAVSVTYYGRTRIVVDADGLTYRGMVRTRRFSFADIRKVDVLPGPLTVYAVRGNRGLVHFTSLFSHHQRLARLLIERAGLSPLRA, encoded by the coding sequence ATGGGCGCCGCGACATTGCTCTGGCTGGGGGTGTTGCTCTTCCTGCTGCGCTTCGACGGGGTCCCGGTCCAGACGTTCCTGTCCGCCGTCTTCTTCGTCCTCTTCTTCGCGGTGTCGGTGACGTACTACGGCCGCACCCGCATCGTGGTGGACGCGGACGGCCTCACCTACCGGGGCATGGTGCGCACCCGCCGCTTCTCCTTCGCGGACATCCGCAAGGTGGATGTCCTACCGGGCCCCCTGACGGTGTACGCGGTGCGCGGCAACCGGGGCCTCGTGCACTTCACCAGCCTGTTCTCGCACCACCAGCGGCTGGCTCGCCTGCTCATCGAGCGGGCGGGCCTCTCGCCCCTGCGCGCCTGA
- a CDS encoding adenylosuccinate synthase, with protein sequence MPNVVVIGAQWGDEGKGKVVDLLTEHAQVVVRFQGGNNAGHTLVVGGQKTVLHLIPSGILHQGKTCVIGNGVVLDPAVLVKEIDALKERGFLKEDGQLLISDNAHVIFPWHKLLDTYREKARGEGAIGTTGRGIGPAYEDKVARRGIRVRDLLNAERLRKRIEERLPGVRDELRELCRPDSAPPPELDAVKVHQDFAALGERLKPYVSDVSLYLAGQVQRGARILFEGAQGTLLDVDHGTYPFVTSSNCVAGNAAVGSGLGPTAIDRVMGISKAYTTRVGGGPFPTELTDEVGDRLRKVGDEFGATTGRPRRCGWLDGVVLRYAARVNGLYGLALTKLDVLSGLKTLQICNAYELDGKRITELPGDYEDLARVKPLYENLPGWDDKLAGVRTFDELPENAKRYVRRVEEISGVPVTCISVGADRGETVLLQNPFRG encoded by the coding sequence ATGCCGAACGTCGTCGTCATCGGAGCGCAGTGGGGAGATGAGGGGAAGGGCAAGGTCGTGGACCTGCTCACGGAGCACGCCCAGGTGGTCGTGCGCTTCCAGGGGGGCAACAACGCCGGCCATACGCTGGTGGTGGGGGGCCAGAAGACGGTGCTCCACCTGATTCCCTCGGGCATCCTTCATCAGGGAAAGACCTGCGTCATTGGCAATGGCGTGGTGTTGGACCCGGCCGTGCTGGTCAAGGAGATCGACGCCCTCAAGGAGCGCGGTTTCCTCAAGGAGGATGGGCAGCTGCTCATCTCCGACAACGCCCACGTCATCTTCCCGTGGCACAAGCTGCTGGACACCTACCGGGAGAAGGCCCGGGGCGAGGGCGCCATCGGCACCACGGGTCGTGGCATCGGCCCGGCCTATGAGGACAAGGTGGCGCGCCGGGGCATCCGCGTGCGCGACCTGCTCAACGCGGAGCGGTTGCGCAAGCGCATCGAGGAGCGGCTGCCGGGCGTGCGCGACGAGCTGCGCGAGCTGTGCCGTCCCGACAGCGCCCCGCCTCCGGAGCTGGACGCGGTCAAGGTGCACCAGGACTTCGCCGCGCTGGGCGAGCGGCTCAAGCCCTACGTGAGTGACGTGTCGCTCTACCTCGCGGGCCAGGTGCAGCGCGGGGCGCGCATCCTCTTCGAGGGCGCCCAGGGCACGCTGCTGGACGTGGATCATGGCACCTACCCCTTCGTCACCAGCTCCAACTGCGTGGCGGGCAACGCGGCGGTGGGCTCGGGTCTGGGCCCCACGGCGATCGACCGGGTGATGGGCATCAGCAAGGCCTACACCACGCGCGTGGGCGGAGGCCCCTTTCCCACGGAGCTGACGGACGAGGTGGGCGATCGGCTGCGCAAGGTGGGCGACGAGTTCGGCGCCACCACGGGCCGTCCGCGCCGCTGCGGCTGGCTGGACGGCGTGGTGCTGCGCTACGCGGCGCGCGTCAACGGCCTGTACGGCCTGGCGCTCACGAAGCTGGACGTGCTCTCCGGCCTCAAGACGCTGCAGATCTGCAACGCCTACGAGCTGGACGGCAAGCGCATCACCGAGCTGCCCGGGGACTACGAGGACCTGGCGCGCGTCAAGCCCCTCTACGAGAACCTGCCGGGCTGGGACGACAAGCTCGCCGGGGTGCGCACCTTCGACGAGCTGCCGGAGAACGCCAAGCGCTACGTGCGCCGCGTGGAGGAGATCAGCGGCGTGCCCGTCACCTGCATCTCCGTGGGCGCGGATCGCGGCGAGACGGTGCTGCTGCAAAACCCCTTCCGGGGCTGA
- a CDS encoding phosphatase PAP2 family protein → MPDAALPHAQQATDAPRLQALDVNWTRDGLITGVGGALWITTEALLKSRLAPSTCRWCDRSPDGTDTLNAVDRWGRGMAARTESGRHAWNTWSNVSDFVVLPVGVLGAQYLLASGSGAPVRYFAEDATIIIESAVVAAVANQAVKFAVGRERPFVHVLEEGQKAHTEKPSDNNLSFYSGHTSLAFSLVTAAGTVSELRGYDKSWLIWAVGLPAAASIGVMRMGADKHYLSDVVVGAAAGSLFGVAVPLLLHGRQTQAQGAGTGMSMRMSGNLGGMSLSGTF, encoded by the coding sequence GTGCCCGACGCCGCCCTGCCCCACGCCCAGCAGGCCACGGATGCCCCCCGACTCCAGGCGTTGGACGTGAACTGGACGCGCGATGGCCTCATCACGGGAGTGGGGGGTGCCTTATGGATCACCACCGAGGCCCTGCTCAAGTCGAGACTCGCTCCGAGCACCTGTCGCTGGTGCGACCGCTCGCCCGACGGGACGGACACCCTGAACGCGGTGGACCGGTGGGGGCGGGGCATGGCGGCTCGGACCGAGAGCGGCCGGCATGCCTGGAATACGTGGAGCAACGTCTCGGACTTCGTCGTGCTGCCGGTGGGCGTGCTCGGCGCGCAGTACCTGCTGGCGTCGGGCAGCGGCGCCCCGGTGCGCTACTTCGCCGAGGACGCCACCATCATCATCGAATCGGCGGTGGTGGCGGCGGTGGCCAACCAGGCGGTGAAGTTCGCCGTGGGCCGCGAGCGCCCCTTCGTCCACGTGCTGGAGGAAGGACAGAAGGCGCACACCGAGAAGCCCTCGGACAACAACCTGTCCTTCTACAGCGGACACACGAGCCTGGCGTTCTCGCTCGTCACGGCGGCGGGCACCGTGTCCGAGCTCCGGGGCTATGACAAGAGCTGGCTCATCTGGGCGGTGGGACTGCCCGCCGCGGCCTCGATCGGCGTGATGCGCATGGGCGCGGACAAGCACTACCTCTCGGACGTGGTGGTGGGCGCGGCGGCGGGCTCGCTCTTCGGCGTGGCCGTGCCCCTGCTGTTGCACGGCAGGCAGACCCAGGCCCAGGGCGCCGGCACGGGCATGTCGATGCGGATGTCCGGCAACCTGGGCGGCATGTCGCTGTCCGGCACCTTTTGA